The proteins below come from a single Ictalurus punctatus breed USDA103 chromosome 29, Coco_2.0, whole genome shotgun sequence genomic window:
- the npy2r gene encoding neuropeptide Y receptor type 2 — MDVINEVNMTRDNTTTFTNCCTLQDVSEEGALLEGLEDSTQLVGVQVVLILAYSTIILFGVSGNSLVIYAVYRFRNLHTVTNFFIANLAVADLLVNALCLPFTLMATLSGEWKFGQVMCYLLPYAQGLAVHVSTITLSVIALDRYRSIIHHTETKMSKDVCVVVIIVTWMASAVLASPLAIFREYVTFDLTPEHSIQGCVEKWPGSSADGTVYSVATFLLQYGLPLSVISYAYACIWSKLRKHVSPGGGHSERHRRRRKTTKMLAAVVAVFAVSWLPFHAFQLAVDIDSSVFDMKDFKLLYTVFHIIAMCSTFANPILYGWMNRNYRQAFAAAFKCTPAEGVLRRVQSRDTVRDTTLRHKCTISTLTQDNTHL, encoded by the coding sequence ATGGATGTGATCAATGAAGTGAACATGACCCGAGACAACACCACTACCTTCACCAACTGCTGCACGCTGCAGGACGTCTCGGAGGAAGGAGCTTTATTAGAAGGTCTGGAGGACAGCACGCAGCTTGTGGGGGTTCAGGTGGTTCTCATCTTGGCCTACAGCACCATCATCCTGTTCGGCGTGAGCGGAAACTCTTTGGTTATTTATGCGGTGTACAGGTTCCGCAACCTGCACACGGTCACTAACTTCTTTATCGCTAACCTGGCTGTAGCAGACCTGCTGGTGAACGCACTGTGCCTGCCCTTCACCCTGATGGCCACGCTCTCAGGCGAGTGGAAGTTTGGTCAGGTGATGTGTTACCTGTTACCATACGCTCAGGGCCTCGCTGTTCATGTGTCCACCATTACGCTCAGTGTGATCGCACTGGACCGCTACCGCAGCATCATCCACCACACCGAGACAAAAATGTCTAAAGACGTATGTGTGGTGGTCATCATCGTCACGTGGATGGCCAGTGCTGTGCTTGCCAGCCCCTTGGCCATCTTCCGTGAGtatgtgacctttgacctgacACCTGAGCACAGCATTCAGGGTTGTGTGGAGAAGTGGCCGGGCAGCAGTGCGGATGGAACCGTGTACAGTGTGGCCACGTTCCTGCTGCAGTACGGCCTGCCCCTGTCCGTTATCTCCTACGCCTACGCCTGCATCTGGAGTAAACTCAGGAAGCACGTGAGCCCCGGAGGAGGACACAGCGAGCGACACCGGCGTCGACGGAAAACCACGAAGATGCTAGCGGCCGTGGTGGCTGTCTTCGCCGTCAGCTGGCTACCGTTCCACGCCTTCCAACTGGCTGTGGATATCGACAGCAGCGTATTTGACATGAAGGATTTTAAGCTGCTCTACACCGTGTTCCACATCATCGCCATGTGCTCCACATTTGCAAACCCCATCCTGTATGGCTGGATGAACCGGAACTACCGGCAGGCCTTCGCCGCGGCGTTTAAGTGCACTCCGGCCGAGGGTGTGCTGAGGAGAGTGCAGAGCAGGGACACGGTGAGAGACACAACTCTCAGACACAAATGTACCATCAGCACACTGACTCAGGATAACACACACCTGTGA